In a genomic window of Pelotomaculum thermopropionicum SI:
- a CDS encoding hypothetical membrane protein, with product MRLFRGHKFCCVATLLVIAVLAFLGAAWPAGAEAAAVTLTADEKQMVDLVNQARAQAGLAPLAADPVLTGLARIKAQDMASGGYFGHYSPTYGSPFDMMKKAGVRYRYAGENLARASSVSSAFKALMNSSGHRSNMLSRNYDRIGVGIVSKGSYMIVVQMFTGGQKVTAPSPQLQPQPQPQPQPQPAGSLNADEQKMFDLVNQERAKAGLSPLQIDMNLVKLARMKAQDMIDRGYFGHNSPTYGSPFDMMKAYGVRYSYAGENLAGAPTVESAHSSLMNSSGHRANILNANYTKAGIGVVSGGPYGKMFVQMFTG from the coding sequence ATGAGATTGTTTAGAGGACATAAGTTTTGCTGTGTTGCAACCTTACTGGTAATTGCCGTTCTTGCCTTTTTGGGGGCGGCTTGGCCTGCCGGGGCGGAAGCGGCTGCCGTTACCCTGACGGCGGACGAGAAGCAGATGGTGGACCTGGTCAACCAGGCCAGGGCGCAGGCCGGTCTGGCCCCGCTGGCCGCCGACCCGGTCCTTACCGGCCTGGCCCGGATAAAGGCCCAGGACATGGCCTCCGGCGGCTATTTCGGCCATTATTCGCCCACCTACGGCTCACCCTTCGACATGATGAAGAAGGCCGGAGTGCGGTACCGCTACGCCGGGGAAAACCTGGCCAGGGCGTCATCGGTCAGCTCGGCCTTTAAGGCTTTGATGAATTCCAGCGGCCACCGGTCCAATATGCTCAGCCGGAATTACGACCGGATAGGCGTAGGAATTGTCAGTAAGGGTTCATATATGATAGTCGTCCAGATGTTTACCGGCGGCCAAAAAGTCACCGCACCATCACCGCAGCTGCAGCCCCAGCCCCAGCCCCAGCCCCAGCCCCAGCCCGCCGGCAGCCTCAATGCCGATGAGCAAAAAATGTTTGATCTGGTCAACCAGGAGCGGGCAAAGGCGGGCCTGAGCCCGCTGCAAATAGACATGAACCTGGTTAAACTGGCCAGAATGAAGGCGCAGGACATGATTGACAGGGGGTACTTCGGCCATAATTCACCCACTTACGGGTCGCCTTTTGACATGATGAAGGCATACGGCGTGCGCTACAGCTATGCCGGGGAGAACCTGGCCGGCGCTCCCACCGTAGAAAGCGCCCATAGCAGCTTGATGAACTCTTCAGGCCATCGCGCCAACATCCTCAACGCCAATTATACTAAAGCCGGAATTGGTGTTGTCAGCGGGGGACCTTACGGTAAGATGTTTGTTCAGATGTTTACAGGTTAA
- a CDS encoding hypothetical protein (containing LysM domain) produces the protein MAGTERLKVNLVQGENRVQTVVRGQIEVPQAKPEIEKILSKDAKARTRNVSIVPDKVIVDGTLSLQVTYVAFKPDQSVHSMEGDVNFTAFVDVEGAMPGMDAVVELTVEDVSLTPSKRDPLKFDVAAVLSTFVKVTELDELEILTSVPEGNEALETQDIAVEHMIGDKAAKQVIVSDQFEVPEEKPDVEKVLASKAEVEITGTKVLAGKVIVDGEVRLQILYSAMDPRQTVHDLHHTIKFSDFVEVPEAQPGMNVQVRAEVEDADVQPVIDPKLTADAVIKLTVFVSETRTLKDVPTKLKNEEGFEKRRLKVDREIGTGVTQVVLRETAAVPEEKPDIAKVIETMVDKTEVTETNILKGKVLIRGYTDVEVVYVSTKPAQDVHALHQRLNFRTFVPVAGAEPDMDVKVSVEPEFVSVDQLGADVHTEAVLRVKATVTEITQPNVYVPTGAAPTAAPTPCPPTDYVVKAGDTLSKIAAAHGVSVQAILDINPQITNPDVIDVGQVIKIPCPAKG, from the coding sequence ATGGCTGGAACCGAACGGCTTAAGGTCAATCTGGTCCAGGGTGAAAATAGAGTCCAGACCGTTGTCAGGGGACAGATTGAAGTTCCTCAAGCCAAGCCGGAAATTGAAAAAATCCTGTCCAAAGACGCCAAAGCCAGGACAAGAAACGTAAGCATTGTTCCCGATAAGGTTATCGTAGACGGTACGCTGTCTCTGCAAGTGACCTATGTCGCCTTTAAGCCGGATCAATCTGTTCACTCTATGGAGGGCGACGTTAACTTCACCGCCTTTGTAGATGTGGAAGGCGCAATGCCGGGGATGGATGCCGTGGTAGAGCTTACCGTGGAGGATGTGAGCCTGACTCCGAGCAAAAGAGACCCCTTAAAATTCGACGTTGCGGCTGTGCTCAGCACTTTTGTCAAGGTGACGGAGCTGGATGAGCTTGAAATACTTACATCGGTCCCGGAGGGGAACGAGGCTCTGGAAACCCAGGACATCGCCGTGGAGCACATGATCGGCGACAAGGCCGCCAAGCAGGTAATTGTCAGCGATCAGTTCGAGGTGCCGGAAGAAAAGCCCGATGTCGAAAAAGTCCTGGCTTCAAAAGCCGAAGTGGAAATAACCGGTACCAAAGTCCTTGCGGGCAAGGTCATCGTGGACGGGGAAGTAAGGCTTCAGATTCTGTACTCGGCGATGGACCCCAGGCAGACGGTCCACGACCTGCACCACACCATCAAGTTCAGCGACTTCGTGGAGGTTCCCGAAGCCCAGCCCGGCATGAACGTGCAGGTGCGGGCCGAAGTGGAGGATGCTGACGTTCAGCCCGTGATTGACCCTAAGCTCACGGCGGACGCCGTCATTAAGCTTACCGTTTTTGTTTCTGAGACCAGAACGCTCAAGGACGTCCCCACCAAGCTCAAAAACGAGGAAGGCTTTGAAAAGAGAAGGCTCAAGGTGGACCGGGAGATAGGCACGGGGGTCACCCAGGTGGTATTGCGGGAAACCGCTGCGGTTCCCGAAGAAAAGCCGGATATCGCCAAGGTTATCGAAACCATGGTGGATAAGACGGAAGTTACCGAGACCAACATTCTGAAAGGAAAGGTCCTGATCAGGGGCTATACGGACGTGGAAGTAGTGTACGTCAGCACCAAGCCTGCCCAGGATGTCCACGCCCTCCACCAGCGCCTGAACTTCCGCACTTTTGTACCGGTTGCCGGGGCCGAGCCGGATATGGACGTCAAGGTAAGCGTGGAACCGGAATTTGTCAGCGTGGATCAGCTTGGAGCAGACGTGCATACCGAGGCGGTGCTCAGGGTCAAGGCTACCGTTACCGAAATTACCCAGCCCAACGTATACGTGCCGACAGGCGCGGCCCCCACCGCGGCGCCTACTCCCTGCCCGCCCACCGACTATGTGGTCAAGGCGGGTGACACCTTGAGTAAGATTGCGGCAGCCCACGGAGTAAGCGTGCAGGCAATTCTCGACATTAACCCGCAGATTACCAATCCCGATGTTATCGACGTAGGCCAGGTAATTAAAATCCCCTGCCCGGCCAAAGGCTGA